In Marivirga salinae, a single window of DNA contains:
- a CDS encoding arsenate reductase family protein: MDKKKKSDMEFKFIYNSSQIKEREAYGYAKSLDQHYINAIDLDKEVLTERHWAELATKLKVAVKDLIDENNDYYKDELKGKDFDDNDLLQIIKDHPHIVKTPIIDSDKYARFIKSPYDFNEMDMAFEEIQKHLANKGESDD; the protein is encoded by the coding sequence ATGGATAAGAAGAAAAAATCAGATATGGAATTCAAGTTTATTTATAACAGTTCTCAAATTAAGGAAAGAGAAGCTTATGGCTATGCAAAGTCTTTAGACCAGCATTATATTAATGCCATAGATTTGGATAAAGAAGTCTTAACTGAAAGACACTGGGCTGAACTTGCAACAAAGCTTAAAGTAGCTGTTAAAGATTTAATTGATGAAAATAATGATTATTATAAAGATGAATTGAAAGGAAAGGATTTTGATGATAATGATCTTTTACAAATCATAAAAGATCATCCACATATAGTCAAAACTCCTATTATCGATTCAGATAAATATGCCCGTTTTATTAAATCCCCTTATGATTTTAATGAAATGGACATGGCTTTTGAAGAAATTCAAAAACACTTAGCCAATAAGGGTGAAAGCGATGATTAA
- a CDS encoding DUF6048 family protein has product MLKYKLLYLILIVPAFMNQAIGQDSTAVESNKPENIEEAQKLSIGIAFDYLKLHTLLIDESEKWEGAVNFRILDKVSVIGEYGIAELTPKESYKNSDYKSEGNYYRIGLDYHMTVIPNNFLLLGLRYAQSSFSERIFYEIGNPIFENETGELNRENLSASWYELVLTSEKKIKKIRKKDIPDFLSIGFKFRLKSLQEFDDFPDFEVKNIPGYGQTNMKLNPEFNLYIKFRIPVF; this is encoded by the coding sequence ATGTTGAAATATAAATTATTATACCTGATTTTGATTGTCCCAGCTTTTATGAATCAAGCCATAGGACAAGATTCAACTGCTGTGGAATCAAATAAACCTGAAAATATTGAAGAGGCTCAAAAGTTAAGCATAGGCATCGCTTTCGATTATTTAAAGCTTCATACCTTATTAATTGATGAAAGCGAAAAATGGGAAGGAGCAGTTAATTTCCGAATCTTAGATAAAGTTTCAGTAATTGGGGAATATGGAATTGCCGAACTTACTCCGAAGGAATCTTATAAAAATTCTGATTACAAATCTGAAGGTAATTATTACCGCATTGGTTTGGATTATCATATGACCGTTATTCCCAATAATTTCCTTTTACTAGGTTTACGATACGCTCAATCTTCATTTAGTGAGCGTATATTTTACGAGATAGGGAATCCTATTTTTGAGAATGAAACTGGCGAATTGAACAGAGAAAATCTCAGTGCAAGCTGGTATGAGCTTGTTTTAACATCAGAGAAAAAAATAAAGAAGATTCGCAAAAAAGATATTCCAGATTTTCTTTCTATAGGTTTTAAATTTAGACTTAAATCACTTCAAGAGTTTGATGATTTCCCTGATTTTGAAGTGAAAAATATTCCTGGATACGGACAAACAAATATGAAATTAAATCCAGAGTTTAATCTTTATATTAAATTTAGAATACCTGTTTTTTAA